A stretch of the Massilia varians genome encodes the following:
- a CDS encoding S8 family serine peptidase gives MKSDRFPRRLLLACLLLAAAAPARAQLGLPSLPSLPSLHLPKPVGPAGPGELRRPLERLLDRAPLPELERARADHLAGLLARHPNRLQQDPFGNVVVRGEILAWSPTPAGLQAAAADGLAVARHEDFADLGQTLVVLSVPAGGGPDIASLLDKLRAADPGGVYDFNHVFSGSGAQGGAQAAPVWTPGAGPALRVGLVDSGVDRAHAVFEEVEIRQWGCDGAQRPAPHGTAVAALMVGRSVHFAGAAPGGSLYAADVYCDEPTGGSVERILGALGWLAREQVGVVNLSLVGPRNAALARAVEAMLSRGHLLVAAVGNDGPAAPPLYPASYPGVVGVSAVDRRGQPLPEAGRGPQVMFAAPGSQMVSAVPGKPPYRQVRGTSYAAPIVAGLLARQLPRPDRDGARRALAQLAREAAAGQNGSISNATGHGVVGAGVRIDPAQLR, from the coding sequence ATGAAATCGGACCGTTTTCCCCGTCGCCTGCTCCTCGCTTGCTTGCTGCTTGCCGCCGCCGCGCCGGCGCGCGCCCAGCTCGGCCTGCCGTCGCTGCCTTCGCTGCCGTCCTTGCACCTGCCAAAGCCGGTCGGCCCGGCAGGGCCGGGCGAGCTGCGGCGCCCGCTCGAGCGCTTGCTGGACCGGGCGCCGCTGCCCGAGCTGGAACGCGCGCGTGCCGACCATCTTGCAGGCCTGCTGGCGCGCCACCCGAACCGCCTGCAACAGGATCCTTTCGGCAACGTGGTGGTGCGCGGCGAAATCCTGGCCTGGTCGCCCACCCCGGCAGGATTGCAGGCAGCCGCCGCGGACGGACTGGCGGTGGCGCGCCATGAGGACTTTGCGGACCTCGGCCAAACCCTGGTCGTGCTCAGCGTGCCGGCGGGCGGCGGACCGGACATTGCCAGCCTGCTGGACAAGTTGCGCGCCGCCGACCCGGGCGGCGTCTACGACTTCAACCATGTATTCAGCGGCAGCGGGGCGCAGGGCGGCGCGCAGGCTGCGCCGGTATGGACGCCAGGAGCCGGGCCGGCGCTTCGGGTCGGCCTGGTGGACAGCGGCGTCGACCGCGCCCACGCCGTGTTCGAGGAGGTCGAGATCCGCCAGTGGGGCTGTGACGGCGCGCAGCGTCCGGCGCCGCACGGAACCGCCGTGGCCGCGCTGATGGTCGGCCGGTCCGTGCATTTCGCCGGCGCGGCGCCCGGTGGCAGCCTGTACGCGGCCGATGTCTACTGCGACGAACCGACCGGCGGTTCGGTCGAGCGTATCCTTGGCGCGCTGGGCTGGCTGGCCCGCGAACAGGTCGGGGTGGTGAACCTCAGCCTGGTGGGACCACGCAATGCCGCCCTCGCGCGGGCAGTCGAGGCGATGCTGAGCCGCGGCCACCTGCTCGTCGCGGCGGTCGGCAATGACGGGCCGGCCGCACCGCCCTTGTATCCGGCCAGCTATCCCGGCGTGGTCGGGGTCAGCGCGGTCGACCGCCGCGGCCAGCCGCTGCCGGAGGCCGGCCGCGGGCCGCAGGTGATGTTCGCGGCGCCGGGCAGCCAGATGGTCAGTGCCGTGCCCGGCAAGCCGCCATACCGCCAGGTGCGCGGCACCTCGTACGCGGCGCCGATCGTTGCGGGGCTGCTGGCGCGCCAGCTGCCGCGCCCGGACCGCGACGGCGCCCGCCGTGCGCTGGCCCAGCTCGCGCGTGAAGCTGCTGCCGGCCAGAATGGGAGCATCAGCAATGCGACCGGCCACGGCGTGGTCGGCGCCGGAGTCCGGATCGACCCTGCGCAACTGCGCTGA
- a CDS encoding RNA polymerase sigma factor, with translation MLASEIASLLPRMRRFARSLTYHREDADDLVQIAMERALGRSEQYTPGTRLDSWIFRIIKNAWIDELRSRARRDELFAPEEAGEQVGDDFAQAHQQRLAIQKAVSLLSAEHRLVVGLVLVDGLGYKEAADVLEIPVGTLTSRLARAREALQQTLSDQTKARP, from the coding sequence ATGCTAGCAAGCGAGATTGCTTCCCTGCTCCCGCGAATGCGCCGTTTCGCGCGTTCGCTCACCTACCATCGCGAAGACGCGGACGACCTGGTGCAGATCGCCATGGAGCGTGCGCTCGGCCGCAGCGAGCAGTACACGCCGGGCACGCGCCTGGACAGCTGGATTTTTCGCATCATCAAGAATGCCTGGATCGACGAGCTACGCAGCCGTGCCCGGCGCGACGAGTTGTTCGCCCCCGAAGAAGCGGGCGAACAGGTCGGCGACGACTTCGCGCAGGCCCACCAGCAGCGGCTGGCGATCCAGAAAGCGGTGAGCCTGCTGTCCGCGGAGCACCGGCTGGTGGTCGGCCTCGTGCTGGTGGATGGGCTGGGCTACAAGGAAGCCGCCGACGTGCTCGAGATCCCCGTGGGCACCCTTACCAGCCGCCTGGCCCGCGCCCGCGAAGCCCTGCAACAGACCCTGTCCGACCAGACGAAAGCACGACCATGA
- a CDS encoding anti-sigma factor family protein, giving the protein MNYDDDTLMAYADGELDPQQRAAIAQAMQDDPAVAAAIARHQGLRGDVSSAFAGILDEPVPERLQAPAPVGMHDLDAARNAREALRRQEQERRERRRAWPQWGALAASLAVGVLAGSLGSGWFGAADELALARDDTGELSARGRLAQALDRQLAQDPGTGDIRIGLSFVDRSGAYCRSFQLGGSSGLACREGRNWRVPVLAESGAAAGDYRQASAQLPPAVLDAIDARISGATLDAAAERLARERGWEAARAAR; this is encoded by the coding sequence ATGAACTACGACGACGATACCCTGATGGCCTATGCCGACGGCGAACTCGACCCGCAGCAGCGCGCCGCCATCGCCCAGGCCATGCAGGACGACCCTGCGGTGGCGGCCGCCATCGCGCGCCACCAGGGCCTGCGCGGCGACGTCTCTAGCGCCTTTGCCGGAATCCTGGACGAGCCGGTGCCGGAGCGCCTGCAGGCGCCGGCGCCTGTCGGGATGCACGACCTCGACGCCGCGCGCAACGCACGCGAAGCGCTCCGCCGGCAGGAACAGGAGCGCCGGGAACGGCGCCGGGCCTGGCCGCAATGGGGCGCCCTGGCCGCGTCGCTGGCCGTGGGAGTGCTTGCCGGCAGCCTGGGCTCCGGCTGGTTCGGCGCCGCGGACGAGCTGGCACTGGCGCGCGACGATACTGGCGAACTGAGCGCACGCGGGCGTCTGGCGCAGGCACTGGACCGGCAGCTGGCGCAAGACCCGGGCACGGGAGATATCCGGATCGGCCTGAGTTTCGTGGACCGGTCGGGCGCTTACTGCCGCAGCTTCCAGCTGGGCGGATCGAGCGGGCTGGCCTGCCGCGAAGGCCGCAACTGGCGTGTGCCGGTGCTGGCCGAGAGCGGCGCGGCTGCGGGTGACTACCGGCAGGCGTCGGCGCAGCTGCCGCCGGCCGTACTCGATGCGATCGACGCCCGCATCAGCGGCGCCACGCTCGACGCCGCCGCCGAACGGCTGGCCCGGGAGCGCGGCTGGGAGGCAGCTCGTGCTGCTCGGTAG
- a CDS encoding ATP-binding protein, whose product MKTRTYLYLMAAAILIPVALAFWIGVSMLLDWERESRIQRVQETARSTALLVDREIAVKEALLRLIANSEALEEGNYARVYRLASRLNSDDRLSWTTLVNERYQPTFNTLMPYGTELKGATRHYVDEVLRTGKTRVSGYFFGPTSKRAVVSVDLASPPGRGPRYVVSQIFDARYFERVFASSTLDPTWLVGVFDANGVTIARNRNGATSAGKPMHPEMRLAAQHAGSGVLRHVTHEGLEVYGVYTRAAASGWTVVIGVPVAEIESAARTAATYATLALILLMGLALLTAVFFGNKLSNALQQAGSVANALARGAVARPRTTKVDEVDALLDGLHYTSEALARESAARQALQHEREQLLVSEQRARRVAEAQSRAKDGFLAMLGHELRNPLAAISGAMSVLDMPGVKPELAANAREISRRQMRHLVRIVDDLLDVQRILSGKIVLQRTPVNLTEVLRSCVEAKRLVDAGNHHWHAELAPCWVDGDRTRLEQIVDNLLHNAIKYTPAGGSITVRCKTSGREVVVEVCDTGVGLAPELLPQIFDVLVQGPTSIDRAQGGLGLGLALVKELSALHGGKVSVDSAGQGQGCTFSLVLPLRQDPALGAAAARQADGAQAARPTLDPA is encoded by the coding sequence ATGAAGACCCGTACCTACCTGTACCTGATGGCGGCCGCCATCCTGATCCCGGTCGCCCTGGCGTTCTGGATTGGCGTGTCCATGCTGCTCGACTGGGAGCGCGAATCGCGCATCCAGCGGGTGCAGGAGACGGCGCGTTCCACCGCCCTGCTGGTGGACCGGGAAATCGCCGTCAAGGAAGCGCTGCTGCGGCTCATCGCCAATTCCGAGGCGCTCGAAGAAGGCAATTACGCACGCGTATACCGGCTCGCCAGCCGCCTGAACAGCGACGATCGCCTGTCTTGGACGACGCTGGTGAACGAGCGCTACCAGCCGACCTTCAATACCCTCATGCCCTACGGCACTGAACTGAAGGGGGCGACACGGCACTATGTCGACGAGGTGCTGCGCACCGGGAAAACACGGGTGTCCGGCTATTTCTTCGGGCCGACGTCTAAGCGGGCGGTGGTCTCGGTGGACCTTGCCTCGCCGCCGGGCCGGGGGCCGCGCTACGTCGTCAGCCAGATCTTCGACGCCCGCTACTTCGAGCGGGTATTCGCGAGCAGCACCCTCGATCCCACCTGGCTGGTCGGCGTCTTCGACGCCAACGGCGTGACGATCGCGCGCAACCGCAACGGCGCCACGTCCGCCGGCAAGCCGATGCATCCCGAGATGCGCCTCGCCGCGCAGCACGCCGGCAGCGGCGTGCTGCGCCACGTGACCCATGAAGGCCTGGAGGTCTACGGCGTCTATACGCGCGCGGCGGCCAGCGGCTGGACGGTCGTGATCGGGGTGCCGGTTGCCGAGATCGAATCGGCCGCGCGCACCGCCGCCACCTATGCCACGCTGGCGCTGATCCTGCTGATGGGCCTGGCGCTCCTGACCGCCGTCTTCTTCGGCAACAAGCTCTCCAACGCCCTGCAACAGGCCGGCAGCGTCGCCAACGCCCTGGCGCGCGGCGCGGTCGCCCGCCCGCGGACGACCAAGGTGGACGAAGTCGACGCCCTGCTCGACGGCCTGCACTACACCAGCGAGGCGCTGGCGCGCGAAAGCGCGGCGCGCCAGGCGCTGCAGCACGAGCGCGAGCAGCTCCTGGTGAGCGAACAGCGCGCGCGCCGGGTAGCCGAGGCCCAGAGCCGGGCCAAGGACGGCTTCCTGGCCATGCTGGGACATGAGCTGCGCAATCCGCTGGCGGCGATCTCGGGGGCCATGAGCGTGCTCGACATGCCGGGCGTGAAACCGGAACTGGCGGCCAATGCGCGCGAGATCAGCCGGCGCCAGATGCGCCACCTGGTCCGCATCGTCGACGACCTGCTGGACGTCCAGCGCATCCTGTCGGGCAAGATCGTCCTGCAGCGCACGCCGGTCAACCTGACCGAGGTGCTGCGCTCCTGCGTCGAGGCCAAGCGCCTGGTCGACGCCGGCAACCATCATTGGCACGCCGAGCTGGCGCCCTGCTGGGTCGACGGCGACCGCACCCGCCTCGAGCAGATCGTCGACAACCTGCTGCACAACGCCATCAAGTACACCCCGGCAGGCGGCAGCATCACGGTGCGTTGCAAGACCAGCGGCCGGGAAGTCGTGGTGGAGGTCTGCGATACCGGCGTCGGCCTGGCGCCCGAGCTCCTGCCCCAGATCTTCGACGTGCTGGTGCAAGGCCCGACCAGCATCGACCGCGCCCAGGGCGGCCTCGGGCTCGGCCTGGCCCTGGTGAAGGAACTCAGCGCGCTGCATGGCGGCAAGGTTTCGGTAGACAGCGCAGGCCAGGGCCAGGGATGCACCTTCAGCCTGGTGCTGCCACTGCGCCAGGATCCGGCGCTCGGTGCAGCGGCCGCTAGGCAAGCGGATGGCGCGCAGGCGGCGCGTCCCACACTCGACCCGGCCTGA
- a CDS encoding M23 family metallopeptidase, with amino-acid sequence MRIFLRSLLLALVLLAVWGLLEPWVRHAAYAMRPAAMPAPSVLAMPVSGVRPKALRDTWHASRSEGRRHEGIDIFARRGTSVRAATEGIVLRVGTNRLGGQVVWVLGPGGQRHYYAHLDGYADVAPGMRVEEGRVLGYVGNTGNARGTPPHLHYGVYDKTGPVNPYPLLRGGAPARTAQAGQP; translated from the coding sequence ATGCGAATTTTTCTCCGCAGCCTGCTGCTGGCCCTTGTTCTGCTTGCCGTCTGGGGCCTGCTCGAGCCCTGGGTGCGCCATGCCGCGTATGCGATGCGCCCGGCCGCGATGCCGGCGCCAAGCGTGCTCGCCATGCCGGTGAGCGGCGTGCGGCCGAAGGCGCTGCGCGACACCTGGCATGCCAGCCGCAGCGAGGGCCGCAGGCACGAGGGCATCGACATTTTCGCCAGGCGCGGCACTTCGGTGCGGGCCGCCACCGAAGGCATCGTGCTGCGGGTCGGGACCAACCGCCTCGGCGGGCAGGTGGTGTGGGTGCTGGGGCCCGGCGGCCAGCGTCACTACTACGCCCACCTCGACGGCTACGCGGACGTGGCGCCGGGCATGCGCGTGGAGGAAGGTCGGGTGCTGGGCTACGTCGGCAATACCGGGAACGCGCGCGGCACGCCCCCACACCTGCATTACGGGGTCTACGACAAGACCGGGCCGGTCAATCCCTATCCGCTGCTGCGCGGTGGCGCGCCGGCCCGGACGGCGCAGGCCGGCCAGCCTTAA
- a CDS encoding penicillin-binding protein 1A: MDQEERSGTRAGADDKTGQDNPGTPGGAHRAALGQHGKRLFEGARGRARAGYSMAQARLRDRPRWEQALLIGLWSLAAGLTAFFLYLVILIPLTPGIDDLRQASTARPSVILSSDGKELGSFEKGLQERVKLSQISPHVIKALISTEDHRFYDHHGVDFRRVAGAFVATVKGDPQGGSTITQQLARNMFPEEIGRARSINRKMKELITAIKIENTYSKTEILEAYLNTVPFLYNAYGIEMAARTYFGKTAAKLDVLEAATLVGMLKGTHYYNPVANPERSRSRRNVVLSQMAKHGAFSEERYRLLSKRPLRVRFARLNDRSGKDDHFTAYVRKWLLDWAQDNDYDLQLDGLVVHTTLDMDLQAAAVRAVERQANTLQAIADVEWAYQGMPRSTSAGMYTSMRGEVDPFAWYWRSHGRELDAFVRESGEYRQAVEDGEAPAAALKRLKGDRAFMRELKATKSRLEAGFVAMDPHTGEVRAWVGSRSFERDQFDHVAQAARQPGSTFKPIVYAAALESGIPPDQTYRDVVQDIRVGGTVWRPTDMSGNSGAMMSMRDGLVYSKNTITAQVMQQVGVSPVVRLAQGMGIRQSKLSAVPSLALGTSPVTLLEMVSTYSTIAAQGEYRKPVFVRRITDRDGKTIADFAPDAPERALSQDAALSLIDMLRGVVDRGTGGGVRYRFGVQGDLAGKTGTTQNNTDGWFILMHPNLVAGAWVGFNDNRVTMRSSYWGQGGHNALLLVGDFMRSAYDSGKLDPNALLPGGRTPPPRRHQEPEYVEEGPGELEIEEGMEGAEVPDPAPIEDEDEPAAPIQPVPVQPAPLQTAPPPSQLPDVPPPPPSSGEEEII; the protein is encoded by the coding sequence GTGGATCAGGAAGAAAGAAGCGGCACCCGCGCCGGCGCCGACGACAAGACCGGACAGGACAACCCCGGCACCCCTGGCGGCGCGCACCGCGCCGCGCTCGGCCAGCATGGCAAGCGCCTGTTCGAGGGCGCGCGCGGACGCGCCCGGGCGGGCTATTCGATGGCGCAGGCGCGCCTGCGCGACCGCCCGCGCTGGGAGCAGGCGCTCCTGATCGGACTGTGGAGCTTGGCCGCCGGCCTGACCGCCTTCTTTCTCTACCTGGTGATCCTGATCCCGCTCACGCCGGGCATCGACGACCTGCGCCAGGCCAGCACCGCGCGTCCGAGCGTGATCCTGTCCAGCGACGGCAAGGAGCTTGGCAGCTTCGAGAAGGGCCTGCAGGAGCGCGTCAAGCTGTCGCAGATCTCGCCGCACGTGATCAAGGCCCTGATCTCGACCGAAGACCACCGCTTCTACGACCACCACGGCGTCGATTTCCGGCGCGTGGCCGGCGCTTTCGTGGCCACGGTGAAGGGCGACCCGCAAGGCGGCTCGACCATCACCCAGCAGCTGGCGCGCAACATGTTCCCGGAAGAGATCGGCCGGGCGCGCAGCATCAACCGCAAGATGAAGGAACTGATCACCGCGATCAAGATCGAGAACACCTACAGCAAGACCGAGATCCTCGAGGCCTACCTGAACACCGTGCCCTTCCTGTACAACGCCTACGGCATCGAGATGGCGGCGCGCACCTATTTCGGCAAGACGGCCGCCAAACTGGACGTGCTGGAAGCGGCCACCCTGGTCGGCATGCTCAAGGGCACCCATTACTACAACCCGGTGGCCAATCCGGAGCGCTCCAGGTCGCGCCGCAACGTGGTGCTGTCGCAGATGGCCAAGCATGGGGCGTTTTCCGAAGAGCGCTACCGGCTTCTTTCCAAGCGGCCGTTGCGGGTGCGTTTCGCGCGCCTGAACGACCGCAGCGGCAAGGACGACCACTTCACCGCCTACGTGCGCAAGTGGCTGCTCGACTGGGCCCAGGACAACGACTACGACCTGCAGCTCGACGGCCTGGTGGTGCACACCACGCTCGACATGGACCTGCAGGCGGCCGCCGTGCGCGCGGTCGAGCGCCAGGCCAACACGCTGCAGGCGATCGCCGACGTCGAGTGGGCCTACCAGGGCATGCCGCGTTCGACCTCGGCCGGCATGTACACCTCGATGCGCGGCGAAGTCGATCCCTTTGCCTGGTACTGGCGTTCGCACGGGCGCGAGCTCGACGCGTTCGTACGCGAGAGCGGCGAATACCGCCAGGCCGTCGAGGATGGCGAAGCGCCGGCCGCCGCGCTCAAGCGCCTGAAGGGCGACCGCGCCTTCATGCGCGAACTGAAGGCCACCAAGTCGCGCCTGGAGGCCGGCTTCGTGGCGATGGACCCGCACACCGGCGAAGTGCGCGCCTGGGTCGGCAGCCGCAGCTTCGAGCGCGACCAGTTCGACCACGTGGCCCAGGCCGCGCGCCAGCCCGGCTCGACCTTCAAGCCGATCGTCTACGCCGCCGCGCTCGAGAGCGGCATTCCGCCGGACCAGACCTACCGCGACGTGGTGCAGGACATCCGCGTGGGCGGCACGGTCTGGCGCCCGACCGACATGTCGGGCAACAGCGGCGCCATGATGAGCATGCGCGACGGCCTGGTCTACTCCAAGAACACCATCACCGCGCAGGTGATGCAGCAGGTCGGCGTCAGCCCGGTCGTGCGCCTGGCGCAGGGCATGGGCATCCGCCAGAGCAAGCTGTCGGCCGTGCCCTCGCTGGCGCTGGGCACCAGCCCGGTGACCCTGCTCGAGATGGTCAGCACCTACAGCACCATCGCCGCCCAGGGCGAATACCGCAAGCCGGTGTTCGTGCGCCGCATCACCGACCGCGACGGCAAGACCATTGCCGATTTCGCGCCGGATGCGCCCGAGCGCGCCCTGTCGCAGGACGCCGCCCTGAGCCTGATCGACATGCTGCGCGGCGTGGTCGACCGCGGCACCGGCGGCGGCGTGCGCTACCGCTTCGGCGTGCAGGGCGACCTGGCCGGCAAGACCGGCACGACCCAGAACAATACCGACGGCTGGTTCATCCTGATGCACCCGAACCTGGTGGCCGGCGCCTGGGTCGGCTTCAACGACAACCGTGTGACGATGCGCAGCAGTTACTGGGGGCAGGGCGGCCACAATGCGCTGCTGCTGGTGGGCGACTTCATGCGCAGCGCCTACGACAGCGGCAAGCTCGACCCCAACGCACTGCTGCCGGGCGGGCGCACCCCGCCGCCGCGCCGCCACCAGGAACCGGAATACGTCGAGGAAGGCCCGGGCGAACTCGAAATCGAAGAAGGAATGGAGGGCGCGGAGGTGCCCGACCCGGCCCCGATCGAGGACGAGGACGAGCCGGCCGCGCCGATCCAGCCGGTGCCGGTGCAGCCGGCGCCGCTACAGACCGCGCCGCCCCCCAGCCAGCTGCCGGACGTGCCGCCCCCGCCGCCCAGCTCGGGCGAGGAGGAAATTATTTAA
- a CDS encoding bifunctional diguanylate cyclase/phosphodiesterase → MNRLLAYPLLQRRRLLSRAAVATLLAGFALTATLFGVARGLEQESARADFEQRTAVRTAAVTRAFADAVHDMRALNLLFTAGGGQVSRDAFDAFAQPLAAGDSYLRALEYQRFVSRAERPAFEAARRRFWPGFTITERSSTGQLRPAQQRERYLVNDYVVPIASNDGVFGYDVLSHPVERATVERAIDSGQVTASPVLRLVQGDGSLRGMIVAMPVYRAGADLAGMAARRAAALGVTAVVIDTGVLVGGSLHGGHLLSDGDAALTLYGHTARGARVAVFSDPGAPLPQEAWERWLGGGPSTLTHAFSVAGTRWELTAVRKARGLDTQVGSLSILGYGCVLSLAAAVLVQQRSARTRRIEALVERRTADLAIAAGALRLHQRAIEAAANPILLVSATRHGYPIDYANPACERTLGYGPGELVGKPLASLTRQDVDDPGLEELRQALHACRKGHALVRQAARDGRELLSEVYIAPVKDAGGKTEHFVVTTYDVTMAKRYEAELAHRARYDTLTGLANRALLADRIERAIATANGMPVWTVALDIDHFKLVNDTLGRRLGDEALRALAARIAGAIRQADTAARSGGDDFMLVLTDCRDERQAAARLQAVREALAEPLEVDGHTLVFGSSAGVAGYPADGLDPETLVKHAEVAMYRAKQTGRNAVQFYAPHMNAHAIDRLALEGALRSALREDQFELYFQPQVELGSGCVVGTEALIRWRHPHFGTVRPERFIALAEETGLIVPIGAWALRAACRQNRDWQRAGLGNLRIGVNLSARQFSEPDLVQTVRTVLDETGLRADSLEIELTESMMMADVETAIETMRCLKAMGVKLSIDDFGTGYSSLAYLKRFPVDVLKIDRSFVRDMVSPDGAAMVDAIISLAHGLRMQVIAEGVETIEQLDSLRAYGCDEVQGHIYGRPEPVQTVEALLRKGRVEPSPVDA, encoded by the coding sequence ATGAATCGGCTGCTCGCCTATCCGCTGTTACAGCGGCGGCGCCTCCTGTCGCGCGCTGCCGTGGCGACCCTCCTGGCCGGGTTCGCGTTGACGGCGACGCTGTTCGGCGTGGCGCGCGGCCTGGAGCAGGAGAGTGCGCGCGCCGATTTCGAGCAGCGCACCGCCGTGCGCACGGCGGCGGTCACGCGCGCCTTCGCCGATGCCGTGCACGACATGCGCGCGCTGAACCTGCTGTTCACGGCCGGCGGCGGACAGGTCTCGCGCGACGCCTTCGATGCCTTCGCCCAGCCGCTCGCGGCCGGGGACAGCTACCTGCGCGCCCTCGAGTACCAGCGCTTCGTCAGCCGGGCCGAGCGTCCCGCCTTCGAAGCGGCGCGGCGCCGCTTCTGGCCCGGTTTCACCATCACCGAGCGTAGTTCCACCGGCCAACTGCGGCCCGCGCAGCAGCGCGAGCGTTACCTCGTCAACGATTACGTGGTGCCGATCGCCAGCAACGACGGTGTGTTCGGCTACGACGTCCTGTCCCATCCCGTCGAGCGCGCCACCGTCGAGCGCGCGATCGATTCCGGTCAAGTCACCGCCAGCCCGGTGCTGCGCCTGGTGCAGGGCGACGGTTCGCTGCGCGGCATGATCGTGGCGATGCCGGTCTACCGCGCCGGTGCGGACCTGGCCGGCATGGCGGCGCGGCGCGCGGCGGCCCTCGGCGTCACGGCGGTGGTGATCGACACCGGCGTGCTGGTCGGCGGCAGCCTGCATGGGGGGCACCTGCTGTCCGACGGCGACGCGGCGCTCACGCTGTATGGCCATACCGCCCGCGGCGCCCGGGTGGCCGTGTTCAGCGACCCGGGCGCGCCGCTCCCGCAGGAAGCCTGGGAGCGCTGGCTCGGCGGCGGGCCGAGCACGCTCACGCACGCCTTCTCTGTCGCCGGCACCCGCTGGGAGCTGACGGCGGTGCGCAAGGCGCGCGGCCTCGACACCCAGGTGGGTTCGCTGTCGATCCTCGGCTATGGCTGCGTCCTGAGCCTGGCCGCCGCGGTCCTGGTGCAGCAGCGCAGCGCGCGCACCCGGCGCATCGAAGCCCTGGTCGAGCGTCGTACCGCCGACCTGGCGATCGCCGCCGGCGCCCTGCGCCTGCACCAGCGCGCGATCGAGGCCGCCGCCAATCCGATCCTGCTGGTCAGCGCGACGCGCCACGGCTACCCGATCGACTACGCCAACCCGGCGTGCGAGCGTACGCTCGGCTACGGGCCGGGCGAACTGGTGGGTAAACCGCTGGCCAGCCTGACGCGCCAGGACGTCGACGATCCCGGGCTGGAAGAGCTGCGCCAGGCCCTGCATGCGTGCCGCAAGGGACACGCACTGGTGCGCCAGGCCGCGCGCGACGGCCGCGAGCTGCTCAGCGAGGTCTACATCGCCCCGGTCAAGGACGCGGGCGGCAAGACCGAACACTTCGTGGTCACCACCTATGACGTGACGATGGCCAAACGCTACGAGGCCGAACTGGCGCACCGCGCGCGCTACGATACGCTCACCGGCCTGGCCAACCGCGCGCTGCTGGCCGACCGCATCGAGCGCGCCATTGCCACCGCCAACGGCATGCCGGTGTGGACCGTGGCGCTCGACATCGACCATTTCAAGCTGGTCAACGACACGCTCGGGCGGCGCCTCGGCGACGAAGCGCTGCGCGCCCTTGCCGCGCGGATTGCCGGCGCCATCCGCCAGGCCGATACGGCGGCGCGTTCGGGAGGCGACGATTTCATGCTGGTCCTGACCGATTGCCGCGACGAGCGCCAGGCCGCGGCCCGGCTGCAGGCGGTGCGCGAGGCCCTCGCAGAGCCGCTCGAGGTCGACGGCCACACCCTGGTGTTCGGCTCCAGCGCCGGGGTGGCCGGCTATCCGGCCGACGGCCTCGATCCGGAAACCCTGGTCAAGCATGCCGAGGTGGCCATGTACCGCGCCAAGCAGACCGGCCGCAACGCGGTGCAGTTCTACGCCCCGCACATGAATGCGCATGCCATCGACCGCTTGGCCCTGGAAGGCGCGCTGCGCAGCGCCTTGCGCGAGGACCAGTTCGAGCTCTATTTCCAGCCCCAGGTGGAGCTCGGCAGCGGATGCGTGGTCGGCACCGAGGCCCTGATCCGCTGGCGCCATCCGCATTTCGGCACCGTGCGGCCCGAGCGCTTCATCGCGCTGGCCGAGGAAACCGGCCTGATCGTGCCGATCGGCGCCTGGGCCCTGCGCGCGGCCTGCCGCCAGAACCGCGACTGGCAGCGTGCCGGCCTCGGCAACCTCCGGATCGGCGTCAACCTGTCGGCGCGCCAATTCTCCGAGCCCGACCTGGTGCAGACCGTGCGCACGGTGCTCGACGAGACTGGCTTGAGAGCCGACTCCCTCGAGATCGAGCTCACCGAGAGCATGATGATGGCCGACGTCGAAACGGCGATCGAGACCATGCGCTGCCTGAAAGCCATGGGCGTGAAGCTGTCGATCGACGATTTCGGCACCGGCTACTCGAGCCTGGCTTACCTGAAGCGCTTTCCGGTCGACGTGCTCAAGATCGACCGTTCCTTCGTGCGCGACATGGTCAGCCCGGACGGCGCCGCCATGGTGGACGCCATCATTTCGCTCGCCCATGGACTGCGCATGCAGGTCATCGCCGAGGGCGTCGAAACCATCGAGCAGCTCGACTCCCTGCGCGCCTACGGCTGCGACGAGGTGCAGGGCCACATCTATGGCCGCCCGGAGCCGGTGCAAACGGTCGAAGCACTGCTGCGCAAGGGAAGGGTGGAGCCCAGCCCGGTCGATGCCTGA
- a CDS encoding MarR family winged helix-turn-helix transcriptional regulator, giving the protein MPENPAHRAEDEQPQRVLRQFRIVFNAVKSHFRQVEREAGLGGAQLWALSVIDRHPGIGATGLARELDIHQSTASNLVRGLVERGFVTGTREGADRRNVALHLQDAGREVLRRAPLPFAGVLPDALASLDEATLQQLEQNLARLIARLDADEAAGRTPLSQL; this is encoded by the coding sequence ATGCCAGAGAATCCCGCCCACCGAGCCGAGGACGAGCAGCCGCAGCGCGTCCTGCGGCAGTTCCGTATCGTTTTCAACGCAGTCAAGAGCCATTTCCGCCAGGTCGAGCGCGAGGCCGGCCTTGGCGGGGCCCAGCTGTGGGCGCTCTCGGTCATCGATCGCCATCCGGGCATCGGCGCCACCGGACTGGCGCGCGAACTCGACATCCACCAGTCGACCGCCAGCAACCTGGTGCGCGGGCTGGTCGAACGCGGCTTCGTCACCGGCACCCGCGAGGGCGCGGACCGGCGCAACGTCGCGCTGCACCTGCAGGACGCCGGGCGCGAGGTGCTGCGCCGTGCGCCGCTGCCCTTCGCCGGGGTGCTGCCCGATGCGCTGGCCAGCCTGGACGAGGCCACCCTGCAGCAGCTGGAACAGAACCTGGCGCGCCTGATCGCCCGGCTGGATGCGGACGAAGCGGCGGGGCGCACGCCGCTGTCCCAGCTCTGA